The proteins below are encoded in one region of Caulobacter henricii:
- a CDS encoding PleD family two-component system response regulator → MSARILVVDDIEANVRLLEAKLSAEYYQVSTASDGPTALAMAASDLPDIILLDVMMPGMDGFTVCKKLKEDPVTRHIPVVLVTALDGRADRIQGLEAGASDFLTKPIDDVMLFARVRSLTRLKLVIDELRQREASGRRMGVIAGAASRLDGLGGRILIIDDNERQAQRIAAELSIEHRPVVESDPDKARISAGGPVDLVIINGAAKRFDGLRFAASLRSTERTRHLPVLAMVDPDDRQRMVKALEIGVNDILPRPIDPQELAARVKTQIQRKRYTDYLRNNLDHSLELAVTDQLTGLHNRRYMTGQLDSLVQRSTLGGDPVAALLIDIDHFKKINDTFGHDVGDEVLREFALRLASNVRAIDLPCRYGGEEFTVIMPDTQLEDAMRIAERIRMHVAGSPFRVAQGRELLTVTISIGVSATLGEHDSPEALLKRADEGVYEAKASGRNAVVARVA, encoded by the coding sequence ATGAGCGCGCGGATCCTCGTCGTCGACGACATCGAGGCCAATGTCCGCCTGCTGGAGGCCAAGCTTTCGGCCGAGTATTATCAGGTCTCCACGGCGTCAGACGGCCCCACGGCCCTGGCCATGGCGGCCAGTGATCTGCCCGACATCATCCTGCTCGACGTGATGATGCCGGGCATGGACGGCTTCACCGTCTGCAAGAAGCTCAAGGAAGATCCGGTTACCCGCCACATCCCCGTGGTTCTGGTCACGGCCCTGGATGGCCGCGCCGACCGCATCCAGGGGCTGGAGGCCGGGGCTTCGGACTTTCTGACCAAGCCGATCGATGACGTGATGCTGTTTGCCCGCGTGCGCAGCCTGACCCGTCTGAAGCTGGTGATCGACGAACTGCGCCAGCGCGAGGCCTCGGGCCGGCGTATGGGCGTGATCGCCGGCGCGGCCTCGCGGCTCGATGGCCTGGGCGGTCGCATCCTGATCATCGACGACAACGAACGCCAGGCCCAGCGCATTGCCGCCGAGCTCAGCATCGAACATCGTCCGGTCGTCGAATCCGACCCGGACAAGGCCCGGATCAGCGCCGGCGGCCCGGTGGATCTGGTGATCATCAATGGCGCGGCCAAGCGCTTTGACGGCCTGCGCTTCGCCGCCTCGCTACGCTCGACCGAGCGGACCCGGCACCTGCCGGTCCTGGCCATGGTCGATCCCGATGACCGCCAGCGCATGGTCAAGGCGCTGGAAATCGGCGTCAATGACATCCTGCCGCGCCCGATCGATCCCCAGGAGCTGGCGGCCCGCGTCAAGACCCAGATCCAGCGCAAGCGTTACACCGACTATCTGCGCAACAATCTCGATCACAGCCTGGAACTGGCGGTCACCGACCAGCTGACCGGTCTGCACAACCGGCGCTACATGACCGGGCAGCTCGACTCCCTGGTCCAGCGTTCCACCCTGGGCGGTGATCCGGTGGCGGCCCTGCTGATCGACATCGACCACTTCAAGAAGATCAACGACACCTTCGGTCACGATGTGGGCGACGAGGTGCTGCGCGAATTTGCCCTGCGCCTGGCCTCGAACGTCCGCGCCATCGACCTGCCTTGCCGCTATGGCGGCGAAGAGTTCACGGTGATCATGCCCGACACCCAGCTCGAGGATGCCATGCGTATCGCCGAGCGGATCCGCATGCATGTCGCCGGTTCGCCGTTCCGCGTCGCCCAGGGCCGGGAATTGCTGACCGTGACGATCTCGATCGGCGTTTCGGCGACCCTTGGCGAGCACGACTCGCCCGAGGCCCTGCTCAAGCGCGCCGACGAGGGCGTCTATGAGGCCAAGGCCTCCGGCCGGAATGCCGTGGTGGCGCGCGTCGCCTAA
- a CDS encoding alkaline phosphatase family protein encodes MKKKLTSGALVCAVLVSGALTQAEAQPQALAKPDPRLVVVISIDQFSANLFAQYRGTFSGGLGRLAREGVVYPNGYQSHAMTETCPGHSTLLTGKHPNKTGISANDWYDASLGKQVYCLADDSVVLAHDPKGRPVSPKNMVATTYGDWLKAVSPNSRVFGVSGKDRGAITLSGHQADGAFWLQPGFGFTTYVPPGQTAEARLKPVAAFNARMLADLKKHPFVWDYAKSPMDALLGGSAKRCRALEADYETGGRKWRAALPIPTATSEADRLRDLGGSPFTDQVTLDLAAQLRDDFGLGDGPQVDVLAVSLSATDFIGHRFGTRGPEMCDQIARLDEGLGEFLDRVGKAKGGVLVVLSADHGGADMPERLHEEGYEAGRIGTKAWLAALNATLRKDLGLAFDPLVADGGINTIDVVGPDRKALDPVEHVRITAAALALVSRQPEVVEAFDVNTLLTLAPEAADTSPEEISLRERMRRSAYPGRMGDIVVAFRPELVPATAGPTYVSTHGSPWDYDRRVPIIFWWKGGAPRERVLPLDTVDIAPTLAAVTGLKPPADVDGRCRPLGAGHDC; translated from the coding sequence ATGAAGAAGAAACTTACTTCCGGTGCCCTTGTCTGCGCCGTGCTCGTCAGCGGTGCCCTGACCCAGGCTGAGGCCCAGCCTCAAGCCCTCGCCAAGCCCGATCCCAGGCTGGTCGTGGTGATCTCGATCGACCAGTTCAGCGCCAACCTGTTCGCCCAGTATCGCGGCACGTTCAGCGGTGGCCTCGGCAGGCTGGCGCGGGAAGGCGTGGTCTATCCCAATGGCTACCAGTCGCATGCCATGACCGAGACCTGCCCGGGACATTCAACCCTGCTGACCGGCAAGCACCCCAACAAGACCGGTATCAGCGCCAATGACTGGTACGACGCCAGTCTGGGCAAGCAGGTCTATTGTCTAGCCGACGACAGTGTCGTCCTGGCCCACGATCCCAAGGGCCGCCCGGTCAGCCCCAAGAACATGGTCGCCACGACCTATGGAGACTGGCTGAAGGCCGTCTCGCCGAACAGCCGGGTGTTCGGCGTCTCCGGCAAGGATCGCGGCGCGATCACCTTGTCGGGCCATCAGGCGGATGGGGCCTTCTGGCTGCAGCCCGGCTTTGGTTTCACGACCTATGTGCCGCCGGGCCAGACCGCCGAGGCGCGGCTGAAGCCTGTTGCGGCCTTCAATGCCAGGATGCTGGCTGACCTGAAGAAGCACCCCTTCGTCTGGGACTATGCCAAAAGCCCGATGGACGCCCTGCTGGGCGGATCGGCCAAGCGCTGCAGGGCTCTTGAGGCTGACTACGAGACCGGCGGCCGCAAATGGCGCGCGGCCCTGCCGATTCCCACTGCCACCAGCGAGGCGGACCGGCTGCGGGACCTCGGCGGCAGTCCCTTCACCGATCAAGTGACCCTGGACCTGGCGGCCCAGCTGCGTGACGATTTCGGCCTGGGCGACGGGCCTCAGGTCGACGTCCTGGCGGTCAGCCTGTCGGCGACGGACTTTATCGGACACCGCTTCGGCACCCGGGGACCGGAAATGTGCGACCAGATCGCGCGTCTGGATGAGGGGCTCGGCGAGTTCCTCGATCGGGTCGGCAAGGCCAAGGGCGGTGTGCTGGTTGTTCTCTCGGCCGACCACGGCGGGGCCGACATGCCCGAGCGCCTCCATGAGGAGGGCTATGAGGCCGGTCGGATCGGCACCAAGGCCTGGCTGGCGGCCCTGAACGCCACCCTGCGCAAGGATCTGGGCCTCGCCTTTGACCCGCTGGTGGCCGATGGCGGCATCAATACGATCGACGTCGTCGGACCCGACCGCAAGGCTCTGGATCCTGTCGAACATGTCCGGATCACTGCGGCGGCCCTGGCCCTGGTTTCGCGCCAGCCGGAGGTGGTTGAGGCCTTTGACGTCAACACCCTGCTGACCCTCGCTCCTGAGGCGGCAGACACGTCTCCCGAGGAGATTTCGTTGCGGGAGCGTATGCGCCGCAGTGCCTATCCCGGCCGCATGGGCGACATCGTCGTCGCCTTCCGGCCGGAGCTGGTCCCGGCTACGGCGGGCCCGACCTATGTCTCCACCCACGGCAGCCCCTGGGACTATGACCGCCGAGTGCCGATCATCTTCTGGTGGAAGGGCGGTGCGCCCCGTGAGCGCGTCCTGCCGCTGGACACGGTGGACATCGCGCCGACCCTCGCGGCCGTGACCGGCCTCAAGCCGCCGGCCGATGTTGACGGTCGGTGCCGGCCGCTGGGGGCAGGGCACGACTGCTAG
- the rpmG gene encoding 50S ribosomal protein L33, which yields MAKPASIKIRLNSTADTGFFYVTKKNARTKTEKMVLKKYDPVIRKHVEFKEGKIK from the coding sequence ATGGCCAAACCGGCTTCAATTAAGATCCGCCTGAACTCCACGGCGGACACCGGCTTCTTCTACGTGACCAAGAAGAACGCCCGCACCAAGACCGAAAAGATGGTGCTGAAGAAGTACGATCCGGTCATCCGCAAGCACGTCGAATTCAAGGAAGGCAAGATCAAGTAA
- a CDS encoding DUF6265 family protein yields MLAILFVSALATTPPAPEPDISRLAWMTGCWMQVRSNGRVDEQWMAPGGGVMLGMSRTLKDGKVREFEFLRIAPGPDGRLAFNAKPSGQPEAVFPLKEITDDSVVFEDPAHDFPQRILYRRVDARTLIGRIEGQIGGQVRSVDYPYIRCPAGN; encoded by the coding sequence ATGCTGGCCATTCTGTTCGTGTCCGCCCTGGCGACCACACCGCCCGCGCCTGAACCCGATATCAGCCGCCTGGCCTGGATGACGGGCTGCTGGATGCAGGTCCGCTCCAACGGACGTGTCGACGAGCAGTGGATGGCCCCCGGCGGCGGCGTGATGCTGGGCATGAGCCGCACCCTCAAGGACGGCAAGGTTCGCGAATTCGAGTTCCTGCGAATCGCCCCGGGCCCCGACGGCAGGCTCGCCTTCAACGCCAAGCCCTCCGGCCAGCCAGAGGCCGTCTTCCCGCTCAAGGAGATCACGGACGACTCGGTGGTGTTTGAGGACCCCGCTCATGACTTTCCGCAACGGATCCTGTACCGGCGCGTCGATGCCCGCACGCTGATCGGCCGTATTGAGGGCCAGATCGGCGGTCAGGTCCGGTCGGTCGACTATCCCTACATACGGTGCCCCGCCGGCAATTGA
- a CDS encoding NUDIX hydrolase, whose product MDEPIEAKFDTINDAAVREPGTGVLRPRHAATLIMVRTDAAKPRLLMGRRNRGHAFMPDKWVFPGGRVDRGDYWVPAASELSPEVTARLTHQPRHPSPVALARALGLAAIRETFEETGLLLARPAPARPAAGAWRPFLAQGALPDLAPMAFVARAITPPYRNRRFDARFFMASAEALISLDRQPDCGELDEIAWVDFDEAMALDLPNITRFVVAEIGQRLKDAGRPAPFMRFLNGARNLTYV is encoded by the coding sequence ATGGACGAGCCGATTGAAGCCAAGTTCGACACCATCAATGACGCCGCCGTGCGCGAGCCCGGCACCGGTGTCCTGCGGCCGCGACATGCCGCGACCCTGATCATGGTCCGGACCGATGCGGCCAAGCCGCGCCTGCTGATGGGCCGCCGCAATCGCGGCCATGCCTTCATGCCCGACAAGTGGGTTTTTCCCGGCGGTCGGGTTGATCGCGGCGACTATTGGGTCCCGGCCGCCAGCGAGCTTTCGCCGGAGGTCACCGCACGACTGACCCACCAGCCGCGCCACCCGAGCCCTGTCGCCCTGGCCCGCGCCCTGGGCCTGGCGGCGATCCGCGAGACCTTCGAGGAGACCGGCCTGCTGCTGGCGCGCCCGGCCCCTGCACGGCCGGCGGCCGGGGCCTGGCGGCCCTTTCTGGCCCAGGGGGCCCTGCCCGACCTGGCTCCCATGGCCTTTGTCGCCCGGGCCATCACCCCGCCCTACCGCAACCGCCGCTTTGATGCCCGCTTCTTCATGGCTTCGGCCGAGGCCCTGATCAGCCTGGACCGCCAGCCCGACTGCGGCGAACTGGACGAGATCGCCTGGGTGGATTTCGACGAGGCCATGGCCCTGGACCTGCCCAATATCACCCGCTTCGTGGTCGCCGAGATCGGTCAGAGGCTGAAGGATGCTGGACGCCCCGCGCCCTTCATGCGTTTCCTGAACGGTGCCCGGAACCTGACCTATGTCTGA